A region from the Lentimonas sp. CC4 genome encodes:
- a CDS encoding helix-turn-helix domain-containing protein: MHQIRTVDISLIIPAFRFCKANGIATERVLHLSKIPEAMFEVGGRISRHQVYRFYSEIARQDESGEFAAHMDELVDYNGDFIAMGLYSCINLKHAITRMQQQLPLVIDSSHIEICTSRDEPVCLRYKSAHGWDNEERVVQQTIIGFLIALVRIVTSDEWLPKAICIPKKTDSTQSLFKLAQKHEIKAVHYKTDIVGIYIDAPSLFRKLIRPPHKDDKSMPEAHHNLSLGFIDAIKGLVASHLEAGHLLTYHDIADICGLSERTFQRDLKEKGYNYRMLVNEIRHHLACQQLTQTNATVECIAIDLGYSCHNPFVRAFKAIEGVTPSDYRTQIQR; the protein is encoded by the coding sequence GTGCACCAGATAAGAACAGTTGATATCTCGCTGATCATACCCGCGTTCCGTTTTTGTAAGGCCAACGGAATTGCAACCGAACGTGTATTGCACCTATCAAAGATTCCAGAGGCAATGTTTGAAGTTGGCGGACGGATTTCGCGACACCAAGTGTATCGTTTCTATTCAGAAATAGCACGACAGGATGAATCCGGGGAGTTCGCTGCACACATGGACGAATTAGTTGATTACAACGGCGACTTCATCGCAATGGGCTTATATTCTTGTATCAACTTAAAGCACGCGATTACACGCATGCAGCAACAACTCCCGCTAGTCATTGATAGCTCGCATATTGAGATATGCACGAGTCGAGACGAGCCCGTTTGCTTGCGTTACAAAAGTGCACATGGATGGGATAATGAAGAACGGGTAGTCCAGCAAACAATCATTGGCTTCCTAATCGCACTGGTTCGTATCGTTACCAGTGATGAATGGCTCCCTAAAGCGATATGCATTCCTAAAAAAACAGACTCAACACAAAGCCTATTTAAGTTAGCCCAAAAACATGAGATCAAGGCAGTGCATTATAAAACAGATATCGTGGGAATCTATATTGATGCCCCTAGCCTATTCCGAAAATTAATACGTCCTCCACATAAAGACGACAAGTCGATGCCAGAAGCTCACCACAATCTGTCACTCGGTTTTATTGATGCAATCAAGGGATTGGTGGCTAGCCATTTAGAGGCTGGGCACTTACTGACATATCATGACATCGCAGATATATGCGGACTATCGGAAAGAACTTTCCAGAGAGACCTAAAGGAGAAAGGCTATAATTATCGCATGCTAGTTAATGAAATTCGCCACCATCTAGCCTGCCAGCAGCTCACTCAGACCAATGCCACTGTCGAATGTATTGCAATTGACCTTGGGTATTCATGCCACAACCCGTTTGTAAGAGCCTTTAAGGCTATTGAAGGGGTGACGCCGTCTGATTATCGCACCCAGATCCAGAGATAG